ATCCCCAAACTTTGTTTACTGCTGCACACGAAGAGTTTCAATTCTGAGTACGAATTTTAGggattttattgtaatattttattcttCAGATGAACTTCCTGTGCTGCGTTTGTTTTCTTGCCATTCCACTTGGCACCATAGCCGAAGAATACAAGTTAGAATACTATGAAACTGTGTCTCTTGAGTGCGATGCAAGTAGATATAACTTCACAAGTACTCAACCAGTAGTAAAGAAATATTGGCTGGTTCCGAACGGGAATCTCGTTTCGGCCTCTGAAGCaagcggccattttgaaattgATTCAAATTTTACGCTTACTGTTAATAGAATCAGCGATGACGATTTCGGTTACTATTTTTGTCTCTTAGTTCGGGATGATCATAATCTGGATAGAATAGTGCATGGCCTGAACACCGATGGTCCTTTCTTTGGAGAtttattagaaaaatacaaaaagaatgcGATGATTGGTGGAATTGCGGCTGGTACCCTGTTTGTCATCGTGGCGGGAAGTTGTATCGTCTGGCAACTTAGGTACCAAAGAAAGAGTCAGCGGAATAAAGCAGTGGACGAACTTGATAAAGCGATAGATGGTTATGATCTAAGAGCTTACGATAATGTTGCGATCGACAATGTAGAACTTGAAGAAAAGGCCAAAGAAGCATCCAAAACAGATGAACGATCAGATACTGGTGACAATTTATAGCGAGGTTTGTTTACTGAAAAGCTACTATCGGGAAGATAAACGGAATTCTTAAAGTATTATATTCAAACAACAACACCAGGGAAATGAAACtgttatcaaatatttacaaGTCGTTAAGCAGAATATAGTATTTAGCATTCAGTCTTTCGAAGCCTGGATATATAGTTCATAGGGAACTATAGGAACGCttgaatattaaaaatgtttgtttcaactgcatcttcaacaaaataaaatgtttgatacacATTTTGTCAGTTTGTATTGACATATGTGAaagtgtgtacatgtatttaggtaaaaatgtttaaaaatttagaaaattcaaaaaatcaaaggaaaataaatgtttgcttttaaattatatctaaaatcaacatttcttttacattttagaaaCAATTTCTGCAAACATAATTGAGGCAAAACTGAAACGTGATGAAATCATATGTTGTAGGAAGACTAGAGTTATCAAACATATATAATTGAAAGTTACatgtaacatacattttaaaatgatttatgtcACGGTATAAACATGTCATATCTAAAACTGAAGTCTGTCTCTATTAAGACTGtttgagaaaaacatgaaaataatgatatttttatcttttgtaatATTTGAGTTCATGGCATGACTCCAAATTAACACTGACGGCACATCGGAAGAATTATGTAGTGGTACACATTTCGTGAATCGAAAATGTCGCAAAAATGCTTTGTTTACAATGGCTCATATTTTGTTTTCACAAGCATCGACCTTTCAATCGTATATATCATTAGTAAATCGTAGGCTATTAGTTTACCTTTAAAATGATTACTATCATCAAAGTTTAAAGAAACCATGAATTGAATGTTTCCATATTCCTCGTTGTCCCATAATAAGACCAGACCGTGACCATAGCTAGGTATGTCGTTCTTCCGCCTCAGCTAAACAGTAATACTGAGGAATGTCAATGATGTAAAAGAGATTGGCCCAAATAGCTATCTCCGCCTATAGAGAGGATTGGGGTcatttgcaaaatatatatactttagaTTAAATTTTATCATCCAGACAAGTTTTTTATTCTGTATCACATATGATGGGCCACACGCTCATGGTTTGTCAGCGGTAAAGCAGCGTTGCTAGGTAACCCATGCGCATGCGCCTTGTGAAAACAAACTTTCAGCAAAATATGACCAACTATTATAATTGTCACCACTGTAGCTGCGCCGACGACGGAGCCAACTAATATATTCTCTTTCAGGCGTCCTTCAACACTTGTAGATTCCATTGCGTATTCTGTGAGTTCAATACGGATCATATTTGCTTTGTAGTCCATATTGTTCCATATCATAACACATTCGTATATTCCAAAATCTTGAATGTCTATTCCTGTTATGGTCAAAATGAATGTGTAAACATTTGGTGACATAATACTAAACTTTTCGTCGCCTTCGTAGTTATCGTCGATGACTGTTGTATTTGGGAGAACCCAATATCTCTTGAATGGCCAGGCGGATCCGGGGTGGCTTAAGTTATGATTTATATAGTCACATGGTAAAGAGAAGTTGGTATTGAGTTCTACTTCATACAGCTCTGTAGCTCCTTGTACCTCGCACGTGCACATGTGCAGCACTAACAGCACTAACGTAAACACAAACGCCATATTTGGTATAGTTTGTACCAAGATGTCTTCTGTCGTTTTTTTTATCAACCTGTATAGtgaaatgaaaacagtttttatAAAACCTGAACCCTTTTCTTCCTTTGATAATCGGTTAAAATAAAGCTAAAATTTAGGACGTGATGCTTAAAGATTTGACGAAACCGTCGAGTAGCCATAGCAAGGCATTCAAACATTTCATGTTTAAATTATTGCAACCTACCTTTTAAGTGGATTCTGAGCATAACCTTTATCAACAAATGCAAATTAAGagaaaaatgtttgaacaaaatatttctttcttctaGATAAAGGCAAATAATACAAAAAGCAATAAAGAAAGTTCTGTTCAAAACTGATATAAACAATGGCAACATTCATTTAAACATAACAATATAACAACATTAATGATTTCAAGTCTGataatttatattgaaagaatGATAGTTACAATTACCTTTACTTGTATGCAGTCTTCGACTTTAGCCGACGTATTATTACTAACACAGAAAAATCACAAACAATATATAACGTCTGTTGCATGCTTAATCTAACACAAAATGACATCATAGAATTCTTCTGAaacaatatttgaagaaaatacaTTTCATATGTCTGTGAAAGTGGTAAAGTTCTTCAAAGagactttataaattttatggtaTCGCTTTTTGTCTTTAAACGGCCAATGACCAGACTTTGATATTTAGTGCGAAATTCAacgtttgtttatatatataagtctattttTAGCCGCAACCAGGAGAATGTAAGTACATTATGAAAGATAATGCACGTTGcgattttcaaatttcaatagcGCGCTACAGCACCAGGTCGAAAGTTTCATCTGTAAGTAGCGAGAGATGTTCAATTACCAGGCGACCATTGGTTTCATAGTACTGTTTCTTGCATACTGACGAGAGTTTCCAGTGTTTTCATCGGTGCTAGCAAAAACCCGTCATACACAGTGTCACCAGATTATgaagaaaatgtatatataaatgttctACCCTACCACAAGGTAAAAATATACTAGCAAATTTCAGTTGCGCATCTCTCACTTAAAACGAGACGGTTGCACAATGGAATGTTCAATATGAATATATGCATAATACCCATTAAAAAGTGCTTAAAAAAGATCCATTCccttttgtttttatgcccccgaagggaggcatatagtttttgaaccgtctgtcggtctgtcagtctgtcgatcggtctgtccgcaattttcgtgtccggtccatagcttTGTCATCCataaatggattttcaaataacttggcatgaatgtgtaccacagtaagacgacgtgtcgcgcgcaagacccaggtccgtagctcaaaggtcaaggtcacacttagacgttaaaggtcatttttcatgatagtgcattgatgggcgtgtccggtccatatctttgtcatccatggatggattttcaaataacttggcatggttgtgtaccacagtaagacgacgtgtcgcgcgcaagacccaggacgtagctcaaaggtcaaggtcacacttagacgttaaaggtcatttttcatgatagtgcattgatgggcgtgtccggtccatatctttgtcatccatggatggattttcaagtaactacgcataaatgtgtggcacagtaagacgacgtgtcacgcgtgCAAGACCCatgtctgtagctcaaaggtcaaggtcacagacgttagaggtcatatttcatgatagtgcagtgatgggcgtgtccggtccatatctttgtcattcatgcattgattttaaaattattgggcacgaatgtgtaccacagtaagacgacgtgtcgcgcgcaagacccaggtctgtagctcaaaggtcaaggtcacacttagacgttaaaggtcatttttcatgatagtgcattgatgggcgtgtccggtccatatctttgtcattcatgcatggatttaaaaataactacgcatgaatgtgtgacacagtaagacgacgtgtcgcgcgcaagacccaggtccgtaggtcaaaggtcctaaactctaacatcggccataactattcattcaaagtgcaatcgggggcatgtgtcatcctatggagacagctcttgttgttttctATTCTTTGTATAATACGATAtgcaaaaatcaacaacaaccccccccccccccccccccaaaaaaaataacattttatataaaatgaaaataaattacatgtaacTTTGAACTTCGTATCTTAATATCGTCGCCCTGCATGATGGTCCACTTTTACGGACTGACGCATAATTTTCTTAAGCCggatatatagagaataataggttagtgccgtcaggcgcgtagctagggcattcttcatagtacgcagaggtaatgcgtAGGGGTCTTGGTATCCTCCCCATGATTTTTGTTTCATCTGAAGCTAAACATTGCACTAAAACCTTATTCgttcttaatattttatataaaatgtattattttactaggtatgcgtgtaatattgcacgtgcaatttgtggttcattgatccatgttatatgtgtgcagtatcCAAAACAGATAGTTGgtggtaacacactttcaaaacatCATTATGATTGGATAACAAGAGATGTGTGTATAAGTATATATTCGAGAGTTGTTAAAAGGAATTTTGCCAAAGATATGCTAAGTTTCgtgatattgttacaaatgtaccaaataagAAACTGATGCCTTGCGTAGGAAAATATTTCGGCGGATGTCATCGACATCTGCATTATGTCAACttcgttaaaatgtattattatcttttcttcaactaaaacagtattctgcaaaatgtttcttactccttttaaattattttgcagtttgtctTCGTGATCTTGCGCTTAGCGCTTCATGCATCTCTTTTTCTAGCGAGCTGTAAAGCGTGAGATAGCGATGGTgaagccatcgtgatttcgcgctgTGAACACTTTGCGGACTGTGAAGCGCGaagcgcgaaatcacgatggtgaagctAAACATCACGGTGGTGAAGTGAaaaatttcgagaaaaaaaatctccattccgtgctttgtcattttgatctcgcgcttcgggtaTCGCCTTCCCATGACAGAGAAGCATGAAagacgaagcgcgagatcacaacggcgaagtgcgaaactatgaaaatttcaggctttaacattagcattgggcagatttcgtacCAACATATTGAATCACAAaacaagtaatagaaagagcattggaactcaagggtaaacgatttgtTCGAGGGGGcctagcccccgagtataaatcgtttacccgagagttttaatgttctttctgttttgtatcattgccaaccatatatggtagttgtacaTTGctatatacagcagttcagtgagtacttaaaatccttgctttacaaatgtgtaaagcccaggtaaaataaaccaatgctagagcagaagatcaataaaatgcacttcgctgtctactgttcaagacacgctggcatactttcctatccaacagtgcggtaactagcgtgcgggtattaaatacctgcacacttttagttaccgcaccctgtactcagtgtatacgaattacctgcaccgttaagtaatagaaagagcattgaaactcgagggtaaacgatttgtacgacggggcatagcccccgagtataaatcgtttacccgtgagttttaatgttctttctgttttgtatcattgCCATCCAtgtatggtagttgtaggcgttccacattgccatatacagcagttcagtgagtacttaaaatccttgctttacaaatgtgtaaagcccaggtaaaataaaccaatgctagagcagaaaatcaataaaatacacttcgctgtctactgttccagacacgctggcatactttcctatccaacagtgcggtaactagcgtgcgggtattaaatacctgtacatttttagttaccgcaccctgtactcagtgtatacgaattaactgaaccaaatttgttaagaaaaaacaccgagctatgatacaagaaAAAACATCTAGCTATGATACAAATATTTAAACGTAGCgggattgttgatataatattatctaaacgacatctaaaaccaagtattacattgaaatcttgttttgatgatttttaaaaatgttgtttaaggtctttcgaaatatcatacatataatttagttacgtaatacgcattgaaaatattaaatcatcaattatatagaaagagcatatttatctcactgtgaattgcttgtcaaatactgtaatatcgtatgacttataccggtgtcaatagcgtaagatttaactaggtgtaataaatggatttctattgaattttattttctatggaataaatagttgataatttcatacacttaaggtatttccgcaaattgaaattagaaatccatgtgaaaaatcggaaccctcgaaacagctttcgaaatgcaagggaacaaaaaaatatattataaaaattgaaaagatatatctgtaggtaaacttgcgagcatgaaagctacgctgaaccctatctccacagtgctttggaagaaaatgagagaacatttttggtgcaaaatttcggtatcgtatgcaacctaaattgctataaaacatttattttcaaatcaaagaaatgccaaaatagtgcacacgagcgttactttttcaagaaaatgtcgttaaacattctaatgcgcaaaacacgtgcacagattttctaaattatttcgccgccatgtttatttcaaggaataaaatatatgatagttcttttacctgagatttccttactgaaatatgtatgtctccttattcatggttagagatatccatttagtatagtttttcactgtccgatctccttaatctgttaccgatccttcacatttaaagaataaacgcaatgtgtaatgataggttttcgctttacacacctcccttggacaagaaagccgtttatcttaaaatttgtaagcatccgctgacaaaatattactgaaagatcgaaaataaagttgaatttcaatcattttcaaaaactggaaatattacacattgtgttgaatttataaataaaacaaaaatccacaaaataaaccattttagatcttttccgggaactatacgtttcagccgaacaacgcatttcaggatgacacaaaactgatttctcttcgtaaacaatgtcaaagttcacctgaggaacattgctgaaaaagtaaaagagcttacttgtttcagttttacgtccggtagaaaacaatcaattttcaactttaaatgcatagattttctataattattccaatataaaaaaccgtccgatcttttccgtgagaaataaacgaagcaaatttaactatttgtttacacttcaaccatgtgaaattaaaggcatatattatcacgagactcccgtgcattttgaacctcgtggtgaataaactgaatttactttaaagtatggtgtctcagttgagccagttatttgttcatttcagagaacatacattaaagaagtgtttatgagactatgcatgtgtacgaatatttactagtctactttatattaacgacgatagaaaacaagtgtgcactcggcaaatagcaagtctatcattttcaggtgtatactgaacactgatccgaatgttcgtaattttcagataaagaactcgttatccttggtttcgtagacagtcttagtactggaccgctgtttctgctgtcaacaccgcattaatgtaaagtcaatgtccatttctatgccggaatttcaatgcacatttattatcagtttaaatctatgaaaatgtgaaaaaatatcattgcttaacgaagaaccaagatgcagaaaagttacttttgagatattgctgattttaatcatcaggttttcgcgtgagaagttcaactgattgcattttgtaaaatgtttcgtagttatctacaactgtatacaaattgtattacctcctaacatatttggctgtacattttttctgcgatttattctcactgtgttttcaaaaacatgctgcattattctcatattgtttaaaaagtcgatagatcaaaattggttagtttacgacgcatgaaacatctaataaggaatcactatacacatcgaacttgtcccggaccagtatgcggaaatactgtggcctaatgtttcaag
This window of the Mercenaria mercenaria strain notata chromosome 5, MADL_Memer_1, whole genome shotgun sequence genome carries:
- the LOC123556897 gene encoding uncharacterized protein LOC123556897, yielding MNFLCCVCFLAIPLGTIAEEYKLEYYETVSLECDASRYNFTSTQPVVKKYWLVPNGNLVSASEASGHFEIDSNFTLTVNRISDDDFGYYFCLLVRDDHNLDRIVHGLNTDGPFFGDLLEKYKKNAMIGGIAAGTLFVIVAGSCIVWQLRYQRKSQRNKAVDELDKAIDGYDLRAYDNVAIDNVELEEKAKEASKTDERSDTGDNL